A genomic region of Candidatus Dormiibacterota bacterium contains the following coding sequences:
- the cas1 gene encoding CRISPR-associated endonuclease Cas1 — MTDPSVLTIEGYDARLYVERGHIVIRDGFPSEGKVREIRFPRGRCEVKRIVVRAPGGTISMPAIDWCARMGIALSFVASDSTLLNCMIPDQPYDGPVKRAQAVAGTTDDAWGLARYLLTRKLDSQVSAITHDFARLGVGSAQSRSASVKQIESCKASLATAKTLDDFLVLEGNAAQAYWELLTATPLPWREWAYKRIPAHWAAISPRASGGRGRVRDATDAFNATLNYCYTLLEVETRIACEAVGLDPDLGLLHVDARLRESFIFDLLEPLRAKADVWTLELLRKEKLHPAMFHELRAGIVRLDPDLTELLAKSLMPRFGKAALEIANDYAKQLRRITVPLKLFRAAPKPIAQRREAWAQSTCAYCKEPLPRKGLKFCGRPCYLSYSVEIARPIEKAQARLAEMRAAGLSPGHGGEAAKKRGAKLAESNRRRSLGLTPDEMRARKAIQMQGYRAARRTP, encoded by the coding sequence ATGACCGATCCTAGCGTTCTTACCATCGAAGGCTACGATGCCAGGTTATACGTAGAACGCGGTCACATCGTTATACGCGACGGCTTTCCGAGCGAAGGGAAAGTTCGCGAGATTCGCTTCCCGCGTGGCCGCTGCGAGGTCAAGCGCATCGTCGTGCGCGCGCCGGGCGGCACGATTTCCATGCCTGCTATCGACTGGTGCGCGCGCATGGGCATCGCGCTCTCGTTCGTCGCCTCCGATAGCACCCTGCTCAACTGTATGATCCCGGACCAGCCGTACGACGGGCCCGTGAAGCGTGCTCAGGCCGTGGCAGGCACGACAGACGATGCGTGGGGTCTCGCGCGCTATCTCCTTACGCGCAAGCTGGACTCGCAGGTTAGTGCGATAACCCACGATTTCGCACGCCTGGGCGTAGGCAGCGCGCAATCTCGCTCCGCATCGGTCAAGCAGATCGAATCCTGCAAGGCGTCACTCGCGACTGCTAAGACCTTGGACGATTTCCTGGTGCTGGAGGGCAACGCGGCGCAAGCGTACTGGGAACTGCTCACTGCCACGCCACTGCCTTGGCGCGAATGGGCCTACAAACGCATTCCCGCGCATTGGGCGGCTATCTCGCCACGCGCGAGTGGTGGGCGGGGTCGCGTGCGCGACGCAACTGACGCCTTTAATGCGACCCTCAACTACTGCTACACGCTGCTGGAGGTGGAAACGCGAATCGCTTGTGAGGCCGTGGGGCTCGACCCGGACTTAGGGCTGCTGCACGTGGACGCTCGACTGCGCGAGTCTTTCATCTTCGACCTACTTGAACCGCTGCGTGCGAAGGCTGACGTTTGGACGCTGGAACTCCTGCGCAAAGAGAAGCTGCACCCCGCCATGTTCCACGAGCTGCGCGCCGGGATCGTGCGGCTCGATCCCGATCTGACGGAACTCCTCGCGAAGAGCCTCATGCCGCGATTCGGCAAAGCGGCGCTAGAGATTGCGAACGACTATGCGAAGCAGCTGCGCCGGATCACTGTGCCGCTCAAGCTCTTCCGCGCGGCGCCGAAGCCAATCGCTCAGCGGCGCGAGGCTTGGGCGCAGTCAACGTGCGCGTATTGCAAGGAGCCACTGCCGCGCAAGGGCTTGAAGTTCTGCGGGCGGCCGTGCTACCTGAGCTACAGCGTCGAGATCGCGAGGCCCATCGAAAAGGCTCAAGCGCGGCTTGCTGAGATGCGCGCAGCGGGACTAAGTCCGGGGCACGGCGGCGAGGCGGCCAAGAAGCGCGGCGCAAAGCTAGCGGAGAGCAATCGCAGGCGGAGTCTCGGGCTTACTCCCGACGAAATGCGTGCCCGCAAAGCGATCCAGATGCAGGGTTACCGCGCCGCGCGACGGACGCCGTGA
- a CDS encoding IS3 family transposase (programmed frameshift), with protein MTRRARRNHSPAFKAKVAIAAIQGTLTISELAKRFDIHPNQIAQWKTQLLESAAAVFGSTAKADESPDLQALHAKIGQLALENDFLEKALGRVGGSERTAMIDREHDLSLTRQAEILRLSRGSLYYQPKPVSAADLELMREIDRLHLDYPFAGARMLRDLLKGKGYAPLGRRHVARLMRLMGIEALYRKQRTSKRNPEHPVFPYLLRNLVIDHPNHVWAADISYIPMRRGFLYLFAVLDWATRRVLSWRLSNTLTTDFCIEAVQEAIATYGKPEIFNTDQGSQFTDHDFVQLIREEHGIALSMDGKGCWRDNVFVERFWRSLKYEEVYLHAYESTSEARRAIGKYIDFYSGLRPHSSLDGRTPDAVYFTTPAAEAA; from the exons TTGACACGACGCGCCCGCCGGAACCATTCTCCGGCATTTAAAGCAAAGGTGGCCATCGCCGCGATCCAGGGGACGCTGACGATCTCGGAGCTGGCGAAGCGGTTCGATATCCATCCGAACCAGATTGCGCAATGGAAGACGCAGCTGCTCGAAAGCGCAGCTGCGGTTTTCGGCAGTACTGCGAAAGCCGACGAGAGCCCCGACCTTCAGGCATTACACGCGAAGATCGGGCAGCTCGCGCTGGAGAACGATTTTTTAGAGAAGGCGCTCGGGCGCGTCGGCG GGTCCGAGCGTACGGCGATGATCGACCGCGAGCACGATCTGTCGCTGACGCGCCAAGCCGAAATCCTTCGCCTCTCCCGCGGCTCGCTGTACTACCAACCGAAACCCGTGTCGGCCGCCGATCTGGAGCTGATGCGCGAGATCGATCGGCTGCACTTGGACTACCCGTTCGCCGGGGCTCGGATGCTGCGCGATCTGCTCAAAGGCAAGGGCTACGCCCCCCTGGGACGTAGGCATGTCGCGCGGCTCATGCGCCTGATGGGCATCGAAGCGCTCTACCGCAAGCAACGGACCTCTAAGCGCAATCCCGAGCATCCGGTCTTCCCATACTTGCTGCGCAACCTCGTCATCGATCACCCGAACCACGTGTGGGCTGCGGACATCAGCTATATCCCGATGCGTCGCGGCTTCCTCTACCTGTTCGCCGTTCTCGATTGGGCGACGCGCCGCGTGCTCTCGTGGCGCCTCTCGAATACGCTCACGACGGATTTCTGCATCGAGGCGGTGCAAGAAGCGATCGCGACGTACGGCAAGCCCGAGATATTCAACACCGACCAAGGCAGCCAATTCACCGATCACGATTTCGTGCAGCTCATTCGCGAGGAGCATGGCATCGCGCTGAGCATGGATGGCAAAGGCTGCTGGCGCGACAACGTCTTCGTCGAGCGCTTCTGGCGCTCGCTCAAGTACGAGGAAGTCTACCTGCACGCATACGAGAGTACCTCGGAAGCTCGCCGCGCCATCGGCAAGTACATCGACTTCTACAGCGGCCTACGGCCGCACTCGTCGCTCGACGGGCGCACACCCGATGCCGTATACTTCACCACACCGGCCGCAGAGGCGGCCTAA